Genomic window (Dehalococcoidales bacterium):
ACGCAGTCATAAAGAGCGGCATAAATGTCCTAAACATTTCATAAAGGTTTTATTAAGGTTTTATAAAGGTTCACAACCGTCTCAATCATTGATTGGCGGGGATGCAAGTGATAGAATCTGCCCAGTGTGTATCAAACGAGCGGGTCTTCAGCTACCTGTGTGATTGCCCGCGGAGAACGGTATCCGTGATAGAAGAGATAAGTGTGCGTTTCGCGACTCCCGCGGACCTGACCTTCGTACAGCAGGACCGGTATATTCCCGCTGACGTTGTGAAGCGCAAGATTGAGTGGCAAGAGGTCATCGTGGCTGAGAGGGATGGCGACAGGATTGGATATGCACGACTTGAATATCTCTGGTCTCTGGTTCCCTATATCGCCCTGATTCACGTGCTGCCGGAACACCGTCGTCAGGGTGCCGGTAAAGCGATGCTCCGCTTCATCGAAGAGTACGTACGTGAGCGGGGTAGCGCTACGCTGTACAGTTCATCGCAGGTTAACGAACCCGAACCACAGGCGTGGCATCGTCATGTGGGGTTCGAAGAATGTGGCATCATCGCCGGCATCAATACTGGCGGCGCGGGCGAAGTCTTCTTCCGTAAGCGGCTTTGACAGGGGAGTATACCAAGGTGACAATACAGGTGAGAAGGAGCATCAGATGACAGACCCACGAATTGAGAAACTGGCTGACCTGCTGGTCAACTACTCGGTGACGGTGAAACACGGCGACAAGGTCGTTATAGCCGGCGAGACTA
Coding sequences:
- a CDS encoding GNAT family N-acetyltransferase produces the protein MIESAQCVSNERVFSYLCDCPRRTVSVIEEISVRFATPADLTFVQQDRYIPADVVKRKIEWQEVIVAERDGDRIGYARLEYLWSLVPYIALIHVLPEHRRQGAGKAMLRFIEEYVRERGSATLYSSSQVNEPEPQAWHRHVGFEECGIIAGINTGGAGEVFFRKRL